CTAAAATCTTAGTGTCTTGCCTTCTCTAAAAGTTGGGCAACTGGCATTCGGTTATTTGGAGACTATCGAATTGGTGCCCAAGGGGCATCATCCTGGGATCAGAATCTGTGCATGTCGAGGGGGTTGCAACCACGAGACTCAGTCGACGTTTACACCACTGTTTTCTTTGAGAGTATCTCCAACCCCGACTCTGGAGACATACCGTTTGATGAGCAGCGAGAGCTCCACTGTGACTCCGATAAAGTAAACGGAACACCCGCGGAGATTTTCGTTCTTCCGCGCAAGCGTAGATCATAGGGGCTTTACCTGACACACAGATCCTCATCACAGATTCTTAGCGATCACTGGTTCTCTACATGAGTAAGGTGCAGTTGAGAGGTTAGAAGACTTGAATAAGACAACCTGTTTTGTCCGGCCTTCAAACAAGCTAAGGCAGCCCGTCATAAGCAGTCTGCCTACGCCTTGATATGTGCGCTACCGCGCTTCAACAGAATCGGGATCGGTCGCGAAGATGTATGCGTCATCCTGGCGAGCTCGGTTTCTGATTTACGACAGAGAAAAGCGAAGGAGATTCCTATCCCAGAGTTGGCTGCCAGGAAAAAGATCCCGGCCCCAATCCCGTGAGATCTGAACGTTGGCACCATAGCTCCAAAACCTGCCTCAGTGCCCTGACGGGCTGACAGGAGCTTGGATCCTAGAGATATGTCGTGAGCGCGAATTAACCAAAAGACCCTGAGAGTTTCTTGAGGTTCGCCAAACAATGGAATCGAATCAACAGGCTGTCAGCAACTCACCAAGGTTCGTGAGACTGTCCGAGCAACGCGCATCGACCCCGCGATGACAAAAGGCTGTACTTTGGCTGCAATCTCTTTCTTCACATCTTTGAATGGAGCTTTGCAGTCCTCAAAGGGTAAGCGTCAGTCTCGATGGTTGATTCTACTGGCAGGCGCACTTCGAAGCTCCATTGATCGGTGGGGAATAGCGTCGCGGGGAGGCCGGGCCGCCGTCTCCAACAATCACCTGTCATAAGGGAAATCGTCAATCTTGAATAATGATTGACCAACCTTCCGGCCGTGGCTGCGGCCCTCCTACTGTCAAACTCGCAGCGCCGCCGGTCTGGACCCTGGGGTTGACCTCTAGACCTGGTAATTAATCATGGCAGGTGTCATCTTTTGGTCTGGGCATCCTAAGAGTTGGTCATTTCGGCCATCGCAAATTAGTGGCTGACTACGCGGAAATCGCGCTTGACAGCGACAGAGTGTGATCGAAGGGGATTGCTGCGCTCGGACACGCCTACCAAAGGTACCtgttctttctttccgcCAGATGAGTGGAAAGGAGAGTTTATGCTAAGGTGAGTTTGTCTGTCCGTgaagcttctcaaagccATTTATCCTTTTAGCCCTGGCGTCTTAGCAAAGATGGATGTTTGGCCTTCTGGGGGAGCTCCCGAACCTCCTGGATGGCGCTCGGACGGACCCAGAACCAGACGGACGGGTGGGATCCCTGTCGTTAGACTCGCTTCTGCCGAGTCCCTATGGGGCGGCTTGGGCCAGTGCAACGGTTTCAGGATTCGACATCCCAAGGGGATTACTGGAAGTGAGGCTGCCAACGGCCTGAGCGCTCAATGGAACTCAGAAACTCAAACGTGGATCATACGTCTCTATTGAAGGTTCGCGTGGAATAGGAAGTACGACTCTGGACCTTTCGTGCAGCTGAGACGTCCTGCATATCCCGGGTTCTCGAGTCCGAATCGTCATTGGCTGAGAAGCCTCAATGTTCGACCTTGAGTTTAAGTGCTTTACGGACTTTTGCGGATTGCGTCATCCTCAGTGGCATCAGCAAGCTCACTTTGAACGCACAGGGGCTGTTCACCCTTAGCCTATCTAGTGCCATGACCGAGCATTTGGATTTCCCGAAACCTACACGGACCCAGGGCCATGGCGCTGTACTTTTTGCCGAGGAAACAAAGTTAAAccagtacggagtacagagtATTGATCACCATCCTTGCCCTAAGCCGGAACATATATCCAACCCCTTTCACGCTCAATCGTCTACCGCCGGGCCGGGCCTCCACAGGATCATGCATTCCGGAGACGCCATTGTTTAGTACGCTTATGGTGCCACACAGGCCTTGTTGAAACTTGGAAAGTGGGTGCAAGGACGGTTCAAGTCAATCCACACCCACAGCTTCTCGATCCTTGTTGGCTGGGATTGGCCCGTACCTGACCAACTGCGACAATGATTTGCAGGTTCATGCGGGTAATAACTCCGAATTATTGCCAACGAACTGCTGCGAGATCTCAAAGCCATGGAACAGATTGCCAACTCATCGACTAAGGAGACTAGGCGGCGGGAGCGGCGAAGGGCCGCAGAGGTATCGGAACTATCCACATTTCCTTTTGAACTACATGGGTGGCATCATATGTAAGAATACTGTTTGAATGCCGCACAAAGTCAAGTCCAAGATTACTGGCTGAGTTTACCGATAACGAACCGACAGACGGCCACAGGCCGGCGGAGACGTTGAGACCCTTCGGTTAGTGGAGGCAACGCTCACCTACGGGTAACAGCATACAAGCCCGTGCACAAAAGCCAATTCACCTAGAAGCGCTGAGATCAACAGTGACTGAACATGGAGGAGATGCTCGCGCGGGTATCTGCCATTTTGGGTAATTGATAGTTACCGTACGGTAGCGCAATACTCGCGCCACATCGCTAGATCTGCAGATCTCGCTtccaagaaagaggaaaaacAAGTGCGACAATAACCGCCAGTAACTTCGTCGACGCTCTTCTCTAGCTTCACAATTAGTACCAGCTCAAGCCCTCAAATGCAAGTCGCCGGTTCTGTTATGTGTGGCCTCAGGGTAGGCGCAGTGACTTCCGTCCTTGATGTTAAATCTCCACCCGTTCTGATGAGTAGAATCATCGCGACTTTATCGATATGCGGGAGTTAAAGACGATGATCCCTCCGCTCAGAATCTGCATACACACAGACGCTGCAGGGTAAGAGACAGGACCAAATATGGATGCAACCTCCGGCTCCATTTGAAGCTGCTGGTCCATTCGCGTGGACGACGCTTCTGCAGCCGCGCTGCAGCCTTAAAGCTACTATTATGATTACCCACCGCAACCTTCATTCGCGGCAGATGAGTGCAGTGGATGAGGGGCTAGGATGTTGAGGTTTGTCGGACGGGGTTCCATGCTATCTTCGCGGACCTGGGTCAGAGAATCATTGCCGCCCTTGACAACGTGGCTAGTGTTAGTTCTCATCCAATTGTCAAAGTGAAGAATGATAATCTAGCAGGGGTGACCCGAGTTCAATTGCTTGCTCGACGCCATGCTGATCTCCTGATTTAGGACAATTCAGGAACGGGGTTGGATGGAGCCGAAGTGACTGCCTTAGTGCTGTTCAGTTGGgtctacggagtacatgGTCCCAGAGACAAGCCGTTCTCACGCTGCGTTCCTCCCATATAATGGGCACTGAGCTCTTCTCAAATCGCTGACCGGTGGTATATTGATGGTATTGATGGTATTATGGTTGGTTAATCTTCAGTATGGAGTGATCTTCCTGTACCAACTACCTGGGAACAAAGCTATTGTCTACAGCGCTTTAGTATGTCGACTACTATATCCAATCAGTCCAACCATCCAAGAAGGGAAAGGGGACGAAAGCAATAGCGAAGCTATCCTTGTCCGTCTCAAACAGTTGGCGTAAACCATCTTGCCCAGTGCCACTATGGAGACATACAAAGTACCATCGTCGGCCCTGATCGGGGTGGCGGTTCCTACTTCTTCCCCGTCTGCAAGTCTCCCTGAAATCCATCGACGCGTAATTGCCCCATTTCCCGTCTTTGTCTCCGTTGCTTCGCGGACGCTCGAAAAGTACGCAGACCCGCTGGTGGCTGACTGGCTGATTGGCTCACTGGATCGTCGGAAGCATATGGTACGGGGTGCAGGTGCAGTATCGAGCACCGATGGGGATATGGCGATAAGAAGCTCCACAGGGAGTCGGGCTTTGCAAGTTCAAGCAGACCCCAGCAGCCGAGCCTTATGCAGcaggatctggagaagaagttcgaaGTCTAGGCCCTGGAGCAGACTTGTGGGGACATGCGTATCTTATTCTGCAGGGTAAGGTTTCATGGCGCTTGTATCCAGGATCAAGACCATATTGAAAGTTGTCGAGGATGAACGATGACGAAACCTGATATGCAGCTTCACACTTAACATGCACCAAGCATGTACGCGGTTCCACATGCAGTATCCCGGTCTCTGGGAGAATGCACTGTTGCATCGTTGCAATGTTGCGGATTGATCTCGATCTTGATCCATCCGGGAGAGATCCGTCAATCAACTCTTCTCAGGTCCTGGTCAGTTACCATGCATCTCATGATCCAATCTATTTTGATCCATGCCCCTTCGCTAAGTGCATCTTCCCTGTCAGCGGACCCTCGGTCGCGCGATAGCGATATCAATATGGACTTTGGATGGGTTCGAGGTCTCGACTATGATCATAGCCCATTTAGAACATAGTTTCGTACTTTATACGAAGACTTTGTGCACAGATACAGCCGGGAAGTCGAGCCGGCTGGCTGGATAGAATTGAGAGATATCCCGAATTTGGTTGCGGACAGGAGACCTGCTTCGACCAAAACAAGAAGGGAGGTTGGTTAAGTTCTCTCGAAAAGCTTCTGAGAGCGCCTCCAACTGCAGAGCAAGTGTACAGTGTACTTACTCTCGCTGATCAGCGCACTCATTGGGAGCTGCGCATTGCGGTCGGACTTACGGAGTATTACTGCTGAAACTGAAACGCAATAGCGCATCCCAAATCCTCGGTTCCAAGAGCCTCTTCCGCGAATAATAACGGTATAAAACTTTAGGACCCATATAGTTGGGAAGACCCGGCTATCTTTAAGTAAGGCGTAAAGGATC
This sequence is a window from Aspergillus nidulans FGSC A4 chromosome IV. Protein-coding genes within it:
- a CDS encoding uncharacterized protein (transcript_id=CADANIAT00000861) — encoded protein: METYKVPSSALIGVAVPTSSPSASLPEIHRRVIAPFPVFVSVASRTLEKYADPLVADWLIGSLDRRKHMGVGLCKFKQTPAAEPYAAGSGEEVRSLGPGADLWGHAYLILQASHLTCTKHVRGSTCSIPVSGRMHCCIVAMLRIDLDLDPSGRDPSINSSQVLIQPGSRAGWLDRIERYPEFGCGQETCFDQNKKGGWLSSLEKLLRAPPTAEQVYSVLTLADQRTHWELRIAVGLTEYYC